The proteins below come from a single Asanoa ferruginea genomic window:
- a CDS encoding response regulator transcription factor — protein sequence MTLLHTSTDQAWVRAVAAEVSALRGRPLVDATIAAVGGRLGTDLATYAELDLATLRMPAVASDRPVDRMAVRRMHDRVTTHPLFAATVRGSHPYPGPPLQVTDVLPERRWRQHEVYREVVRPQGIGVHTVALVVGSPPVLRFYQFNRDREFDGREMDLLERLQPALIALHRRATTALGPPLTEREVEVVRGIADGLTVPATARRLGLAPGTVRKHLENVHRKLGTSGPVATVMKAVELGIVEVPGQRG from the coding sequence GTGACCCTTCTGCACACCTCGACCGACCAGGCGTGGGTACGCGCGGTCGCGGCCGAGGTCAGCGCGTTGCGCGGCCGCCCCCTGGTCGACGCGACCATCGCGGCCGTCGGCGGCCGGCTCGGTACTGACCTGGCCACCTACGCCGAGCTGGACCTGGCCACGCTGCGAATGCCGGCCGTCGCCAGCGACCGGCCGGTCGACCGGATGGCGGTCCGGCGGATGCACGACCGGGTCACCACGCACCCGCTGTTCGCGGCCACGGTGCGCGGGTCGCACCCCTATCCCGGGCCGCCGCTCCAGGTCACCGACGTGCTGCCGGAGCGGCGGTGGCGGCAACACGAGGTCTACCGCGAAGTCGTGCGCCCGCAGGGCATCGGCGTGCACACCGTGGCGCTGGTGGTGGGCTCGCCGCCGGTGCTGCGCTTCTATCAGTTCAACCGCGACCGCGAGTTCGACGGCCGCGAGATGGACCTGCTGGAACGCCTCCAGCCCGCGCTGATCGCGCTGCACCGGCGGGCCACGACCGCGCTCGGCCCGCCGTTGACCGAGCGCGAGGTCGAGGTCGTCCGGGGCATCGCCGACGGGCTGACCGTGCCGGCCACCGCGCGCCGGCTGGGCCTCGCGCCCGGCACGGTCCGCAAGCACCTGGAGAACGTGCACCGCAAGCTGGGCACCTCCGGGCCGGTCGCCACCGTCATGAAGGCGGTCGAACTCGGCATCGTGGAGGTGCCCGGCCAGCGGGGTTAG
- a CDS encoding class I SAM-dependent methyltransferase, which translates to MAHDHMIEILDLDAEVLHDYHRDLIGWVGREAADRPRIVDLGAGSGTGALALARELPGSDVVAVDVSPDMLAHLRHRADAAGVGDRVRTVEADLDQPWPDFGPIDLVWAASSMHHMADPGQALASAHAALRPGGLLVIAELDAFPRFLVGTADEGVEERAHAEMARLRDEAGLHMHENWGDRIAHAGFGAVTERRFEIDLRPPLPAAAARYAELSLLRARHGLEERLPAADLAALEKVAAGLASRGDLRVRTVRTAWLARR; encoded by the coding sequence ATGGCACACGACCACATGATCGAGATCCTCGACCTCGACGCCGAGGTTCTGCACGACTACCACCGGGACCTGATCGGTTGGGTCGGCCGCGAGGCCGCCGACCGGCCGCGGATCGTCGACCTCGGGGCCGGGAGCGGCACCGGCGCGCTCGCCCTCGCCAGGGAACTTCCCGGGTCCGACGTCGTCGCGGTCGACGTCTCGCCCGACATGCTGGCGCACCTGCGGCACCGGGCCGACGCCGCAGGGGTGGGCGACCGGGTCCGCACCGTCGAGGCCGACCTCGACCAACCCTGGCCCGACTTCGGCCCGATCGACCTGGTCTGGGCCGCGTCGTCGATGCATCACATGGCCGACCCTGGGCAGGCGCTCGCGTCGGCACACGCCGCCCTGCGGCCGGGCGGCCTGCTGGTGATCGCCGAGTTGGACGCGTTCCCCCGCTTCCTGGTCGGCACCGCGGACGAGGGCGTGGAGGAGCGGGCGCACGCGGAAATGGCGCGGTTGCGTGACGAGGCGGGCCTGCACATGCACGAGAACTGGGGCGACCGGATCGCCCACGCCGGATTCGGCGCGGTGACCGAGCGCCGCTTCGAGATCGACCTGCGGCCACCGCTGCCGGCCGCCGCCGCGCGGTATGCCGAACTCTCGCTGCTCCGGGCGCGACACGGGCTCGAGGAGCGGCTGCCGGCCGCCGACCTGGCCGCCCTGGAGAAGGTCGCCGCGGGTCTGGCCAGTCGCGGCGACCTCCGCGTGCGCACCGTGCGGACCGCCTGGTTGGCCCGCCGCTGA